One genomic region from Nitrososphaerota archaeon encodes:
- a CDS encoding HD domain-containing protein → MDSKSVAEFRDPVHGYIYLDEDEKEVIDHPIFQRLRRIRQLSGAYITYPGAQHTRFDHLIGATYLASLAATRLSEKTEVKRRQAKEVRMAALLHDIGHGPFSHLFEEVLAERQKLSHEDMTRRVIRETEIKDILQKHGYQVNTVSDLAIGLCQDRPLYMNELIGGGLSVDIMDYLLRDSYFTGVEYGKVDIHRIINSFEVVDNRLALDQAALYALEALIIARYEMFRAVYFHRTVRAAEIMLVRAISLADNALNLTKVDDLSGYLSLTDETTLARLADLQTEGRSDLEKAKQIAQNYRDRRLIKCVFEKTVQRRDTLIEKIFGQKKIREQIGNEIAEKASVDPDNVYVDVPTTPSVPLTSSREALQTLTLISKTGGRPHSQKVGIEELPLMGAISGYMDILRVYTVKNHREAVQKATAKILGDDGVAEWWNRVSM, encoded by the coding sequence GTGGATTCTAAGTCGGTGGCTGAGTTCAGGGATCCTGTGCACGGCTACATCTATCTAGATGAGGATGAGAAGGAGGTTATTGATCATCCCATCTTTCAGAGGCTGCGCCGGATACGTCAGCTCTCAGGAGCCTACATCACCTATCCGGGTGCCCAGCACACTCGTTTCGACCACCTCATAGGCGCCACATACCTCGCGAGCCTCGCGGCTACAAGGCTGTCTGAGAAAACTGAGGTGAAACGGAGGCAGGCTAAGGAGGTGAGGATGGCGGCTCTACTGCACGACATCGGCCACGGCCCCTTCTCACACCTGTTTGAGGAGGTTCTAGCTGAGCGTCAGAAGCTCAGCCACGAAGACATGACCAGACGTGTGATACGTGAGACCGAGATCAAGGATATTCTTCAGAAACACGGTTATCAGGTGAACACGGTATCCGATTTAGCTATCGGTCTCTGTCAGGATCGCCCGCTCTACATGAATGAGTTGATCGGGGGAGGGTTAAGCGTAGACATAATGGATTACCTGCTCCGCGACTCTTACTTCACCGGGGTCGAGTACGGGAAGGTAGACATTCACCGTATCATCAACTCCTTCGAAGTCGTAGACAACAGGTTGGCGCTGGATCAAGCTGCGCTCTACGCTTTAGAGGCCTTGATCATAGCGAGATACGAGATGTTCAGGGCGGTCTACTTCCACCGCACCGTCCGCGCAGCCGAAATAATGCTTGTAAGGGCGATCAGTCTAGCTGATAACGCGTTGAACCTCACCAAGGTCGATGATCTCTCAGGATATCTCAGTTTAACCGACGAGACCACCCTCGCACGCCTAGCTGATCTGCAGACTGAGGGGCGAAGCGATCTTGAGAAGGCTAAGCAGATAGCTCAGAACTACCGTGACCGCCGGCTGATCAAATGCGTGTTTGAGAAGACTGTTCAGCGGCGAGACACCCTCATAGAGAAGATTTTTGGCCAGAAGAAGATACGTGAACAGATAGGGAACGAGATCGCGGAGAAGGCCAGTGTTGACCCGGACAACGTCTACGTAGACGTGCCTACTACGCCGTCAGTTCCGTTAACTTCCTCCCGTGAAGCCCTGCAGACCTTGACTCTCATCTCTAAAACCGGGGGGCGTCCGCACAGTCAGAAGGTCGGTATCGAAGAGCTGCCGCTGATGGGCGCAATATCAGGCTACATGGATATTCTGAGAGTCTACACGGTGAAGAATCACAGAGAAGCCGTTCAGAAGGCCACGGCCAAGATCCTAGGGGATGACGGGGTCGCGGAGTGGTGGAACCGCGTAAGCATGTAA
- the tmk gene encoding dTMP kinase, which produces MVNSRPGLIIVLEGIDQSGKQTQSRMLFEQLKKQGIPAEYISFPDYTTTIGKEIEAFLAGKRSYYNLQARHMLLSLNRWERKDDLDRWLKEGRVVVLNRYSGSNYAYGVAQGLSLDWLMNLEKGLPEPGLTVLLDVPIAASLERKTAERDVHERDQDLLRRVREEYLKLAARWGWRVINGARGTDLVQRDVWRTVEEKLQLRSGSGIKGKRV; this is translated from the coding sequence ATGGTCAATAGCCGTCCGGGTCTCATTATCGTCCTAGAAGGTATTGATCAATCCGGAAAGCAAACGCAAAGCCGTATGCTCTTCGAGCAGCTCAAGAAGCAAGGCATTCCTGCGGAATACATCTCGTTCCCAGATTACACGACCACCATAGGTAAAGAAATCGAGGCGTTCCTCGCAGGCAAGCGAAGCTATTACAACCTCCAAGCTAGGCACATGCTTCTCTCACTGAACCGCTGGGAGCGCAAGGACGATCTGGACCGGTGGCTGAAGGAGGGCCGAGTGGTTGTATTAAACCGGTACAGCGGCTCCAACTACGCATACGGTGTTGCGCAGGGTTTAAGCCTCGACTGGCTGATGAACCTTGAAAAGGGGCTGCCTGAACCCGGCTTAACAGTCCTGCTTGATGTTCCAATCGCCGCCTCCCTTGAACGGAAGACGGCTGAGCGTGACGTGCATGAGCGTGATCAAGACCTCCTCAGACGCGTGCGTGAAGAGTATCTGAAGCTGGCTGCACGATGGGGCTGGCGGGTAATCAACGGAGCCCGCGGCACAGACCTAGTTCAGAGAGATGTTTGGCGGACTGTTGAAGAAAAGCTTCAGCTAAGAAGCGGCAGCGGCATTAAAGGTAAACGGGTTTGA
- a CDS encoding DEAD/DEAH box helicase, producing MEGGEEALPVLVADFIEHPNVKPGSLQRRDYQVDLASLCSSQNTLLVVPTGLGKTAIALLVVAELLKNYPEKKCLMLAPTRPLCHQHYRFLQKHLTVDEDKIQVITGTDLLDLRREKWSGQIICATPQITVRDIARGLVTLGDLSLIIFDEAHRAVGDYAYCSIGKNFSKISQGGRMMGMTASLPDDEKRVKEILLNLDLAKVEFRDEASPDVKPYVQKTDVEVTEVSLPPVIQNIRNALRGAVSVRVRRLRDAGLVTLPSYGNVGMKKLLDIRAEVERRGDQQARSDLTAAIRLNHAITLLETQSVRSFTKFFDRLAERYQGVGFRKLMEDQQIRAAYESARGALLLGVEHPKIDELKKILKSLGASEKAIVFASYRDSVEDIYESLCADGLRARYLIGKSGRGQSQDQQVRTIEDMRGGLFDILVATQVGEEGLDISECNLVIFYDNVPSAVRFIQRRGRTGRESPGRVIALVAKGTKDESYYWSGQRRMQSSRKIAANLEKSKRDTEGPMDKYVDRVKISPLIYVDTRESLLMVDELKKQGSRVDVKALPMGDFVLSTDVVVERKTAEDFVKSVIDGRLFSQLVAMREAYPRPLLVLEGDRRKAVGIGSAAFLGALASVITDFQVSIYTTNDESETAQMLFHIARREQMDKKKEVRIRSGRKPVSISDQQKYIVAGLPGVSTVLADRFLRELKTVAHIFNATEEELTQVEGVGEKLAKRITEISRKEYTPEPTATSTTTDAADSSDAADEEPRPQ from the coding sequence GTGGAGGGCGGCGAGGAGGCTTTACCGGTCTTGGTTGCCGATTTCATTGAACATCCGAATGTGAAGCCCGGTTCCCTGCAACGCCGAGACTATCAGGTGGATCTGGCGTCGCTCTGCAGCAGTCAAAACACTCTCCTAGTGGTTCCCACTGGTCTCGGCAAAACCGCTATTGCTCTCTTGGTGGTCGCGGAGCTTCTCAAAAACTATCCCGAAAAGAAGTGTCTGATGCTTGCACCAACCAGACCTCTCTGCCACCAGCATTACCGCTTCCTCCAGAAGCATCTAACTGTAGACGAAGACAAGATTCAAGTGATTACGGGAACCGATCTCCTCGATCTCAGACGCGAGAAATGGAGCGGCCAGATAATATGCGCCACCCCCCAAATCACTGTCAGAGACATCGCAAGAGGATTAGTGACCCTGGGAGACCTCTCCCTCATAATCTTCGACGAGGCCCACAGAGCAGTAGGTGACTACGCGTACTGCTCCATCGGGAAGAACTTCTCGAAAATCTCTCAGGGCGGCAGAATGATGGGGATGACTGCCTCTCTCCCAGATGATGAGAAGAGAGTGAAGGAGATTCTGCTAAACCTCGATCTCGCCAAGGTGGAGTTTAGAGATGAAGCGAGCCCGGATGTGAAGCCGTATGTGCAGAAAACCGATGTCGAGGTCACCGAGGTGTCTCTTCCACCCGTCATCCAGAATATACGTAACGCGCTGCGAGGAGCCGTCTCAGTTCGAGTAAGACGACTCAGGGACGCCGGTCTAGTTACTCTTCCCAGCTATGGAAACGTCGGGATGAAGAAGCTCCTCGACATCCGCGCCGAAGTTGAGCGCAGAGGAGATCAGCAGGCACGATCTGATCTTACCGCGGCTATAAGGTTGAACCACGCTATCACGCTGCTTGAGACGCAGAGCGTCAGATCATTCACCAAATTCTTCGACCGGCTCGCTGAACGATATCAGGGCGTCGGGTTCCGCAAATTAATGGAGGATCAGCAAATCAGGGCCGCGTACGAGTCGGCGCGGGGTGCACTGCTTCTCGGGGTGGAGCATCCTAAAATTGACGAGCTAAAGAAGATTTTGAAGTCCCTAGGTGCATCTGAGAAGGCGATTGTCTTCGCCAGCTACAGAGACTCTGTGGAGGATATCTACGAGAGCCTATGCGCCGATGGGCTTCGCGCCAGATACCTGATCGGGAAGAGCGGGCGTGGACAGAGTCAGGATCAGCAGGTGCGGACAATAGAGGATATGCGTGGAGGACTCTTCGACATCCTAGTGGCTACTCAGGTAGGTGAAGAGGGGCTTGACATCTCCGAGTGCAACCTAGTAATCTTCTATGATAATGTTCCCAGCGCAGTAAGATTCATTCAGCGAAGAGGCCGCACCGGCAGAGAATCTCCTGGCCGCGTCATCGCGCTCGTAGCCAAAGGCACCAAAGACGAGTCCTACTACTGGTCAGGACAACGCAGAATGCAGAGCAGCCGGAAAATCGCCGCCAACCTAGAGAAGTCAAAGCGAGACACAGAGGGCCCGATGGACAAATACGTTGACAGAGTGAAGATTTCACCCCTCATCTATGTTGATACACGAGAATCACTTCTAATGGTTGATGAACTGAAGAAGCAGGGCAGCCGAGTAGATGTGAAAGCTCTACCTATGGGCGACTTCGTGCTGTCAACTGACGTGGTGGTGGAGAGGAAGACCGCTGAGGACTTTGTGAAATCAGTTATCGACGGCCGCCTCTTCAGCCAACTAGTAGCTATGCGTGAAGCCTACCCGCGGCCCCTTCTGGTACTTGAAGGTGATCGCCGTAAAGCAGTCGGAATAGGCTCAGCAGCCTTCCTAGGCGCATTAGCAAGTGTCATCACAGACTTCCAGGTCTCCATCTACACAACCAACGATGAAAGCGAAACCGCCCAGATGCTCTTCCACATCGCTAGACGTGAACAGATGGATAAGAAGAAAGAAGTCAGAATCAGAAGCGGCAGAAAACCCGTATCAATCAGCGACCAGCAGAAGTACATCGTAGCCGGGCTACCTGGTGTAAGCACCGTATTAGCCGACAGATTCCTACGCGAACTAAAAACAGTCGCGCACATCTTCAACGCCACCGAAGAGGAACTTACACAGGTAGAAGGCGTCGGAGAAAAACTAGCCAAACGCATAACCGAAATATCAAGAAAGGAATACACACCTGAGCCGACGGCGACTAGTACTACTACCGATGCTGCTGATAGCTCTGACGCCGCTGATGAAGAGCCACGACCACAGTAA
- a CDS encoding antibiotic biosynthesis monooxygenase yields the protein MTRDQIHIRAEITVEEGKTEEFKKLIQGMSRAVEANEPNTIQYRFYLDRAGTKCVVNEIYLNSEAAVAHNNGVASQTILPKIFKVSKISRLDVYGNPNKELQKALTGSNAQIYNLSAGFSR from the coding sequence ATGACGCGAGATCAGATACACATTAGAGCAGAAATCACTGTAGAAGAAGGAAAGACGGAGGAGTTTAAGAAACTAATACAAGGGATGAGCAGAGCAGTGGAGGCTAACGAGCCGAACACAATACAATACCGGTTTTATCTTGATAGAGCTGGAACAAAGTGTGTTGTGAACGAAATATATCTAAATTCAGAGGCTGCAGTTGCTCACAATAACGGCGTTGCCTCACAAACAATACTTCCAAAGATCTTCAAAGTCTCTAAGATAAGCAGGCTTGACGTTTACGGGAACCCTAACAAAGAGTTACAAAAGGCGCTAACAGGCTCTAATGCACAGATTTACAACTTATCCGCTGGATTCAGCCGGTGA
- a CDS encoding pirin family protein, protein MIEIRRSEQRAHFDYGWLLTYHTFSFGDYYDASNLGFRSLRVINEDRIKPGQGFPLHFHSSMEIFTYVLEGTLTHHDTLGNGSVIRAGDVQRMSAGTGVMHSEYNNSKTDLLHLLQIWILTADPAGPPSYEQMVFPAKEKRNKLRLIISRDGREGSVTIHQDVNIYTSILSPEQKVEYSSEIYRYAWVQLIRGSILLNSEQMNQGDGAAVTKEESLTFAARDESELLLLDLA, encoded by the coding sequence ATGATCGAGATACGCAGGTCGGAGCAGCGAGCACATTTTGACTACGGCTGGTTGCTCACCTATCACACCTTCTCGTTCGGCGACTACTACGACGCTAGCAACCTAGGGTTCCGCTCGCTACGTGTAATAAACGAGGATCGGATTAAGCCGGGTCAAGGGTTTCCACTGCATTTTCACTCAAGCATGGAGATTTTCACCTACGTTCTAGAGGGCACCTTAACGCATCACGACACCTTAGGAAACGGATCGGTGATTCGAGCCGGCGACGTGCAGCGGATGAGCGCTGGAACAGGAGTTATGCACAGCGAATACAACAACTCCAAGACCGATCTTCTGCATCTCCTCCAAATCTGGATCCTGACCGCGGATCCAGCTGGACCACCTAGCTACGAGCAAATGGTCTTTCCCGCCAAGGAAAAGCGCAACAAACTACGGCTCATCATCTCCAGAGACGGTCGAGAAGGCTCGGTCACTATTCATCAAGACGTCAACATCTACACCTCCATCTTAAGCCCTGAGCAGAAGGTAGAGTACTCATCGGAAATCTACCGCTACGCTTGGGTACAGCTAATCCGCGGCTCAATACTCCTGAACTCAGAGCAGATGAATCAAGGCGACGGAGCCGCGGTCACTAAAGAGGAGTCACTTACCTTCGCAGCACGCGACGAATCTGAACTCCTACTCCTCGACCTAGCTTAG
- a CDS encoding leucyl aminopeptidase encodes MEIIVDTGLILEKKYDLVVLGLFEGEKIEGAAVEIDDALNGGIFRLLKNKEFEGKLKQIALLHSHKKIGIERILLIGLGKREQFSQEIVRVASGRAAQQVRDLGLKSYATTIYGHTERLTLSQIVESLVEGAELSLYRYDRYKTDSETPAKKIERLDIFTGVPEVVEEIQQAVNTAQTINRGVAVARDIANSPSSDATPQQIAEQAKQIAESYSIKITILKPEDMAKLGMGGILGVARGSQQPPRLIIMEYHGGRSKDQPIAIIGKGITFDTGGISIKPSDKMEDMKFDKSGAAATIGVLQVAAELKLPVNLVGITPLTENMPSGTAYKPGDVLKFANGKTAEVISTDAEGRLIMADALSYTSKFKPQAAIDLATLTGACVIALGGVASGLLGNDEGLKRRVKVAGEATGERVWELPLWDEYKEQIRSEVADMKNVGGRPGGTITAASFLSNFVDYPWVHLDIAGTAWTQDGTPDKPYHPKGATGVGVRLITEVLRRWNK; translated from the coding sequence TTGGAGATTATTGTTGATACCGGTCTGATACTTGAGAAGAAGTACGATCTCGTGGTTCTCGGGCTCTTTGAAGGCGAGAAGATAGAGGGTGCCGCGGTTGAAATTGACGACGCGTTGAACGGGGGCATCTTCCGTTTACTGAAGAACAAGGAGTTTGAAGGCAAGCTCAAGCAGATCGCGCTCCTACACTCCCATAAAAAAATCGGTATCGAAAGGATTCTGTTAATTGGTCTCGGTAAACGTGAACAGTTCAGTCAAGAGATTGTGCGAGTCGCATCCGGAAGAGCCGCGCAGCAAGTTCGAGACCTCGGGCTGAAGAGCTACGCCACCACAATTTACGGTCACACCGAGAGGCTTACCCTTAGCCAGATTGTTGAGAGCCTCGTAGAGGGCGCTGAACTATCCCTCTACCGATACGATCGCTACAAGACTGACAGTGAAACTCCTGCTAAGAAGATCGAGCGTCTAGACATCTTCACAGGCGTACCCGAGGTCGTGGAAGAAATCCAGCAAGCGGTCAACACTGCTCAGACGATCAACCGAGGCGTCGCAGTGGCACGAGATATCGCCAACTCCCCCAGCAGCGACGCTACACCTCAGCAGATAGCTGAGCAGGCTAAGCAGATCGCGGAAAGCTACAGCATCAAAATCACAATTCTGAAGCCTGAGGATATGGCGAAGCTAGGCATGGGCGGAATCCTCGGCGTCGCACGGGGAAGCCAGCAGCCCCCGCGACTCATCATCATGGAGTATCACGGTGGCCGCAGCAAAGATCAGCCTATCGCGATAATCGGAAAGGGAATTACCTTCGACACCGGCGGAATCTCAATCAAACCCTCTGACAAAATGGAGGATATGAAGTTCGACAAATCCGGCGCCGCTGCTACCATCGGAGTATTGCAGGTCGCTGCTGAGCTTAAGCTCCCAGTCAACCTAGTGGGAATCACTCCGTTAACTGAGAACATGCCGAGCGGAACCGCTTACAAGCCGGGTGACGTTCTGAAGTTCGCTAACGGAAAGACTGCGGAAGTTATCTCCACCGACGCTGAGGGACGGCTGATAATGGCTGACGCGCTCAGCTACACCTCGAAGTTCAAACCTCAAGCCGCGATCGATTTGGCTACGTTAACAGGCGCCTGCGTCATAGCTTTAGGCGGCGTCGCATCAGGACTTCTTGGCAACGACGAAGGATTGAAGCGCCGAGTTAAAGTGGCAGGCGAAGCTACAGGGGAACGGGTCTGGGAGCTGCCTCTCTGGGACGAGTACAAGGAGCAGATCAGAAGCGAAGTAGCGGATATGAAGAACGTCGGAGGCCGACCGGGAGGAACCATCACCGCCGCATCATTTCTCAGCAACTTCGTAGACTACCCGTGGGTACACTTGGACATAGCGGGTACAGCGTGGACTCAAGATGGCACCCCTGATAAACCGTATCACCCGAAAGGCGCAACCGGCGTAGGTGTACGGCTGATCACCGAGGTTCTGCGGCGCTGGAACAAGTAG
- a CDS encoding peptidase C39 family protein, which translates to MVELNVPYFKQVVIGSCGPASLLMVLKYHQPDLKLSRLLEIRAWSYASLFPFGMTDAHGLAGYAVKRGLNAIVLKEEQRFNLSFEYGPLGWFFNGITIPLLRFNYNRIRKKALKLGVEERCIKIDIGTIEELIRMGRPPIVMVDQIGYAPDDNWKDGVLHWVVVTGFDSNSIKINDPDIGPTTVPKADFEKSLDLQRNFRTDRRVVVVAPKTTE; encoded by the coding sequence TTGGTCGAGCTGAATGTTCCCTACTTCAAACAGGTGGTTATAGGTAGCTGCGGCCCCGCCTCCTTGCTGATGGTTCTGAAGTATCATCAGCCCGACTTGAAGCTCAGCCGCCTCCTTGAGATACGTGCATGGAGCTACGCGAGCCTCTTCCCGTTTGGTATGACTGATGCTCACGGTTTAGCTGGTTACGCAGTAAAAAGGGGATTAAACGCCATTGTCCTGAAGGAGGAGCAGAGGTTCAATCTCAGTTTCGAATACGGTCCCTTGGGATGGTTCTTTAACGGGATCACGATTCCTTTACTGCGGTTCAACTACAACCGGATACGTAAGAAGGCGTTGAAGCTAGGAGTAGAGGAGCGATGCATCAAGATTGACATCGGCACAATAGAAGAGCTGATCCGCATGGGGAGACCGCCAATCGTCATGGTTGATCAGATAGGGTACGCGCCGGATGACAATTGGAAGGACGGTGTTCTGCACTGGGTGGTCGTGACAGGCTTCGACTCCAACAGCATCAAGATTAACGATCCTGACATCGGGCCTACGACCGTCCCTAAAGCTGATTTCGAAAAATCACTTGATCTTCAGAGAAACTTCCGCACCGATCGGCGAGTAGTAGTGGTTGCTCCGAAGACTACCGAGTAG
- a CDS encoding cation diffusion facilitator family transporter, translated as MAGDSKKAVYAALFGNLGIAVTKFVAAFMTGSASMWAEAYHSVSDTFNQILLLVGIRSSGKEASDRHQFGYGKEVFFWSFIVAVMLFGVSGILSVEQGFSSLFAAHTIGNVNISYVVLAISFVFEANALRAAHKLFKETIEERGEKVSFRALINEFRESNDPTILTCMVEDSAALLGIIVAASGIFLSEITGNSIFDAISSLVIGFILMGFALFLARENKGLLVGESLKKAEYEKITKLIKAIPEVKSLAAMRTMHIGSQDVIVGIEINLIDHLDTDKIELVVDNVEQRVKQVIPYAKDNHIFVEIQQDGNNKQVANK; from the coding sequence TTGGCTGGAGATTCTAAGAAAGCAGTTTACGCTGCTTTGTTTGGTAATCTTGGGATTGCAGTGACCAAGTTCGTGGCTGCTTTCATGACGGGAAGCGCCTCGATGTGGGCTGAAGCATATCACTCAGTTTCGGACACCTTTAACCAGATTCTTCTCTTGGTCGGTATAAGGAGCAGCGGCAAAGAGGCGAGCGACCGTCATCAGTTCGGTTATGGGAAGGAGGTGTTTTTCTGGTCGTTCATCGTCGCTGTTATGCTGTTCGGTGTATCAGGTATCCTGTCTGTGGAGCAGGGCTTCTCATCGCTTTTTGCTGCGCATACTATTGGAAACGTTAACATAAGCTATGTGGTTCTGGCTATTTCTTTCGTGTTTGAAGCGAACGCGTTAAGGGCTGCGCATAAGCTGTTCAAGGAGACGATTGAAGAGCGTGGAGAGAAGGTGAGTTTCCGTGCGCTCATAAATGAGTTTCGTGAAAGTAATGATCCTACGATTCTCACATGCATGGTAGAGGATTCAGCTGCGCTGCTCGGTATCATTGTAGCGGCCTCTGGAATCTTTCTGTCAGAGATTACTGGAAACAGCATATTCGATGCAATCAGCTCGCTCGTTATCGGTTTCATCCTGATGGGCTTCGCGTTATTCTTAGCGAGAGAAAATAAGGGGTTGCTTGTAGGCGAATCCCTGAAGAAAGCCGAGTACGAGAAGATCACTAAGTTAATCAAGGCTATTCCTGAGGTGAAAAGTCTTGCTGCGATGCGAACCATGCATATAGGTTCACAAGACGTCATCGTCGGCATAGAAATAAACCTGATTGACCACCTCGATACCGACAAGATAGAGTTAGTAGTAGACAACGTGGAACAGCGGGTAAAGCAGGTTATCCCATACGCTAAGGATAATCATATCTTTGTCGAAATCCAGCAAGATGGCAACAATAAACAGGTTGCCAACAAGTAA
- a CDS encoding PadR family transcriptional regulator, with the protein MSDDWFERVRSSIPRGFSRIYILQLLKEKPMTGGEIIRTAKEQSGGKWVPSPGLVYPLLGRLLSHGMITETTDGRYTITAKGERELENLEQVKKGMSDQYDTFMSLGAAGKFLLQDAVDRVSAFTTMVLEDVDRLGEKQRVRYKTFLRNELRRLQEAEETERKTRKQTETAAEDKAATS; encoded by the coding sequence ATGAGTGACGATTGGTTCGAACGAGTCCGCAGCTCGATCCCGCGAGGCTTCTCCAGGATCTATATTCTTCAGCTCCTCAAAGAAAAACCAATGACGGGTGGCGAAATCATCCGCACAGCTAAAGAGCAGAGCGGCGGCAAATGGGTGCCTTCCCCAGGCTTAGTGTACCCGCTTCTGGGTCGTCTCCTCTCACACGGCATGATCACGGAAACAACAGACGGACGATACACCATCACAGCGAAGGGTGAGCGTGAACTGGAGAATCTTGAGCAGGTAAAAAAGGGGATGTCAGATCAATACGACACATTCATGAGCCTCGGCGCCGCAGGCAAATTCCTTCTACAAGACGCTGTTGACCGAGTCAGCGCCTTCACCACAATGGTTCTAGAAGACGTTGACCGACTAGGCGAAAAGCAACGCGTCCGCTACAAAACCTTTCTAAGAAACGAGCTCCGCAGACTACAAGAAGCCGAAGAGACCGAGAGAAAAACACGGAAGCAGACTGAGACAGCTGCAGAAGACAAAGCGGCGACATCTTAG
- a CDS encoding DUF167 family protein, protein MGREAGGRGAIVDLYVKPGSGSFHIEVSGDEITVFCRSPPEGGKANLEIIKQLTKIFGSEVALISGGKSRVKRVLITGSTPEQVRAVLAAHSG, encoded by the coding sequence ATGGGTAGAGAAGCCGGAGGACGCGGCGCAATTGTCGACCTGTACGTTAAGCCCGGTTCAGGCTCATTTCACATCGAGGTTTCGGGAGACGAAATTACAGTGTTCTGCCGATCTCCTCCGGAAGGAGGGAAGGCGAACCTTGAGATCATTAAGCAGCTCACCAAGATCTTCGGATCAGAGGTGGCTCTCATCAGCGGAGGCAAAAGCCGAGTTAAACGAGTGTTAATCACCGGGTCTACTCCAGAGCAGGTGAGGGCGGTGCTTGCCGCCCACAGCGGCTAA
- a CDS encoding translation initiation factor IF-2 subunit alpha yields MGEDIPERGELVLVTVKQISSHGVYVSLDEYDGMRGFLHRSEVATGRVRHIERFIRMGQKEVLKVVRVNKARAEVDLSLKQVSKQEKKDKLIEVKQNDKAKNILDAVKGKLSLNAETSRKYESTLEDKFDTAYLALEAVAREGGQVLEDTGLPESYVHTLEEVAKEKITLPRVEISGVLEITSHLPNGIDVIKGALASAEQIEAPRAQVMIRYISAPKYRVAVEADDYKTAEKILKTAVEIVQDKMQKKGTVNFIRKKS; encoded by the coding sequence ATGGGTGAGGATATCCCTGAAAGAGGCGAGCTTGTTCTAGTCACTGTGAAGCAGATTAGCTCGCACGGTGTCTACGTCTCTTTAGATGAGTATGATGGGATGAGGGGTTTCCTGCACCGCTCAGAGGTTGCTACTGGCCGTGTCAGGCATATTGAGCGTTTCATCCGAATGGGTCAGAAGGAGGTTCTCAAGGTTGTTAGGGTTAACAAGGCGAGAGCCGAGGTTGATTTGTCGCTTAAACAGGTCTCTAAGCAGGAGAAGAAGGATAAGCTCATCGAGGTTAAGCAGAACGATAAAGCGAAAAACATTCTTGACGCCGTGAAAGGTAAGCTCAGCCTAAACGCTGAGACGAGCCGCAAGTACGAGTCAACCTTGGAGGACAAGTTCGACACCGCCTACTTGGCTCTTGAAGCAGTGGCTCGAGAAGGCGGCCAGGTTCTAGAGGATACCGGTCTTCCCGAGAGCTATGTTCACACACTTGAAGAGGTGGCGAAGGAGAAGATTACTCTACCTCGAGTCGAGATATCCGGCGTCCTTGAAATAACTTCGCATTTACCTAACGGGATTGACGTCATAAAAGGGGCGCTTGCCTCCGCTGAGCAGATAGAGGCGCCTAGAGCACAGGTGATGATAAGATACATCAGCGCACCAAAGTACCGGGTCGCAGTTGAAGCTGACGACTACAAGACTGCTGAGAAAATATTGAAGACAGCTGTAGAAATCGTTCAAGATAAGATGCAGAAGAAAGGGACTGTGAACTTCATCAGAAAGAAGAGCTAG
- a CDS encoding UPF0147 family protein: MSGKAQKNKDNEEKIVRAVAVLQSVADSNITPRNIRKIVKDAVMMLQNQSLTPGVRAANAISLLDEVSQDPNMPSFARVTIWNAVSTLESVRETV; this comes from the coding sequence TTGAGCGGTAAAGCGCAGAAAAATAAGGATAATGAGGAGAAAATTGTCCGTGCAGTCGCTGTTCTTCAATCCGTCGCGGACAGCAACATCACTCCTCGAAACATACGTAAGATTGTTAAGGATGCGGTGATGATGCTTCAGAACCAGTCGCTTACCCCTGGTGTGCGGGCTGCCAACGCGATCAGCCTTTTAGATGAGGTTTCTCAGGATCCGAATATGCCTAGTTTTGCCCGTGTAACGATTTGGAACGCCGTCTCTACACTTGAGAGTGTTAGGGAAACTGTATGA